A window of Mytilus trossulus isolate FHL-02 unplaced genomic scaffold, PNRI_Mtr1.1.1.hap1 h1tg000138l__unscaffolded, whole genome shotgun sequence contains these coding sequences:
- the LOC134700330 gene encoding ras-related protein rab7-like isoform X2, whose product MEEDFDIDITKKRSLVKVLILGGVGVGKTSLMNQYSDGTFNEKYKVTIGADFIVKEVPKDTEHFTLQVWDTVSKKDYQSLGLSFYRGTDCALLVYDVTQPETFKHLESVLEEFLANAIPEDEDNFPYIVIGNKIDKENRLVTKEEAMKWCKKNGNIPYMETSAKDGTNVSEAFMSLVDSMSGTVVE is encoded by the exons ATGGAAGAAGATTTTGATATCGACATAACG aAAAAGAGAAGTTTAGTAAAAGTACTGATTCTTGGAGGCGTTGG tgttggTAAAACCTCTTTAATGAATCAGTACTCAGACGGTACattcaatgaaaaatataaagtgACAATTGGAGCAGATTTTATTGTGAAAGAAGTCCCAAAAGATACTGAGCATTTTACACTAcag GTTTGGGATACAGTGAGTAAAAAAGATTACCAAAGTTTAGGACTAAGTTTTTACCGTGGAACAGACTGTGCTTTGTTAGTGTATGATGTTACACAGCCAGAGACATTTAAACATCTTGAATCTGTCTTGGAGGAGTTTTTGGCCAATGCTATTCCAGAAGACGAAGACAATTTCCCATACATAGTCATCGGGAATAAGATAGATAAAGAAAATAGATTG gtaACAAAAGAGGAAGCTATGAAATGGTGTAAGAAGAATGGCAATATTCCTTATATGGAAACCAGTGCTAAAGATGGAACCAATGTTTCAGAAGCTTTTATGTCATTAGTTGATAGCATGTCAGGGACAGTAGTTGAATAA
- the LOC134700330 gene encoding ras-related protein rab7-like isoform X1, translating into MEEDFDIDITPSVNEEDEEGGSAVVGKEKKKKRSLVKVLILGGVGVGKTSLMNQYSDGTFNEKYKVTIGADFIVKEVPKDTEHFTLQVWDTVSKKDYQSLGLSFYRGTDCALLVYDVTQPETFKHLESVLEEFLANAIPEDEDNFPYIVIGNKIDKENRLVTKEEAMKWCKKNGNIPYMETSAKDGTNVSEAFMSLVDSMSGTVVE; encoded by the exons ATGGAAGAAGATTTTGATATCGACATAACG CCTTCTGTCAATGAAGAAGACGAAGAAGGTGGATCAGCTGTTGTaggaaaggaaaaaaaa aAAAAGAGAAGTTTAGTAAAAGTACTGATTCTTGGAGGCGTTGG tgttggTAAAACCTCTTTAATGAATCAGTACTCAGACGGTACattcaatgaaaaatataaagtgACAATTGGAGCAGATTTTATTGTGAAAGAAGTCCCAAAAGATACTGAGCATTTTACACTAcag GTTTGGGATACAGTGAGTAAAAAAGATTACCAAAGTTTAGGACTAAGTTTTTACCGTGGAACAGACTGTGCTTTGTTAGTGTATGATGTTACACAGCCAGAGACATTTAAACATCTTGAATCTGTCTTGGAGGAGTTTTTGGCCAATGCTATTCCAGAAGACGAAGACAATTTCCCATACATAGTCATCGGGAATAAGATAGATAAAGAAAATAGATTG gtaACAAAAGAGGAAGCTATGAAATGGTGTAAGAAGAATGGCAATATTCCTTATATGGAAACCAGTGCTAAAGATGGAACCAATGTTTCAGAAGCTTTTATGTCATTAGTTGATAGCATGTCAGGGACAGTAGTTGAATAA